Proteins encoded together in one bacterium window:
- a CDS encoding sigma 54-interacting transcriptional regulator, which translates to MLRLDDSLERLLQAHDLGFAILDRELRIEAFSELFGRLVLRGETAAAGRQLAELYPEMAGLQEEAERLLAAPGAIFALVCVNRDTAAGETRLLDLNLTQLSAAPGKLLFTVQDRTEQRRLQQQVRQQRNELLLMQSALGAQQDALAKTLLGRSPAIQQLQSRLHKVAQSPAATILLQGESGTGKSHAARLIHQLTHQTQAPFVEVNCAALPENLLEAELFGFEKGAFTHAVKAKPGLIEAAAGGTLFLDEIAELPPNLQAKLLHVIENRTFRRLGSTQERQVQLRCIAATNRDLTGAVAEKKFREDLFYRLNVVSLTLPPLRELGEDILLLADHFLKIYNLDFKRNVTGFSAEARRALRAHHWPGNVRELRNLIERAMIFCEGTVLRLADLALPPPTEEPAPLSFSLPAEGLQLEDMEKSLLQQALQRAGGNKTRAAALLGLSRDTLRYRLEKFGID; encoded by the coding sequence TTGCTGCGCCTTGACGACTCCCTGGAGCGCCTGCTACAGGCGCACGACCTCGGCTTTGCGATCCTTGACCGTGAGCTGCGGATCGAAGCATTCAGCGAGTTGTTCGGCCGCTTGGTTTTGCGCGGTGAAACCGCTGCGGCCGGCCGCCAGCTTGCCGAGCTTTATCCCGAAATGGCCGGCCTGCAGGAGGAAGCTGAGCGCCTGCTGGCTGCGCCCGGCGCGATCTTCGCGCTGGTCTGCGTGAATCGCGATACGGCGGCCGGGGAAACGCGTCTGCTCGATCTCAACCTCACCCAACTCAGCGCAGCACCCGGGAAATTGCTGTTCACGGTGCAGGACCGCACCGAACAGCGCCGGCTGCAACAGCAGGTCAGGCAGCAGCGCAATGAATTGCTGCTCATGCAATCCGCGTTGGGCGCGCAGCAAGATGCCTTGGCGAAAACGCTGCTGGGCCGCTCGCCGGCGATACAGCAACTGCAGTCCCGCCTGCACAAAGTGGCGCAATCACCCGCTGCCACGATTCTGCTGCAGGGCGAAAGCGGAACCGGCAAGAGCCACGCCGCCCGCCTGATTCATCAGCTCACGCATCAGACACAGGCGCCGTTCGTCGAAGTCAACTGCGCCGCGCTGCCGGAAAATCTGTTGGAAGCCGAGCTATTCGGCTTCGAAAAGGGCGCCTTCACGCACGCCGTCAAAGCCAAGCCCGGTTTGATCGAAGCGGCCGCGGGCGGCACGCTGTTCCTGGATGAGATCGCCGAGTTGCCGCCGAATCTGCAGGCCAAGCTGCTGCACGTCATCGAAAACCGCACCTTTCGCCGCCTGGGCAGCACGCAGGAACGGCAGGTACAGTTGCGCTGCATCGCCGCGACCAATCGCGACTTGACCGGTGCGGTAGCCGAGAAAAAATTCCGCGAAGACCTCTTCTATCGCCTCAACGTGGTCAGTCTCACCTTGCCGCCCTTGCGTGAGCTGGGTGAGGATATTCTCCTGCTCGCGGATCATTTTCTCAAAATCTACAACCTCGATTTCAAGCGGAACGTCACCGGATTCTCCGCCGAGGCGCGGCGCGCGCTGCGGGCCCACCACTGGCCGGGCAACGTGCGCGAGCTGCGCAATCTCATCGAGCGCGCCATGATCTTCTGCGAAGGCACGGTTCTGCGGCTGGCTGATTTGGCCCTCCCGCCGCCCACCGAGGAACCCGCGCCGCTCTCGTTCTCCCTGCCGGCCGAAGGCCTGCAGCTCGAAGATATGGAGAAATCCCTCTTGCAGCAGGCGCTGCAGCGTGCCGGCGGAAACAAGACCCGCGCCGCCGCCTTGCTGGGCTTGAGCCGCGATACCCTGCGTTATCGTTTGGAAAAGTTCGGCATCGATTGA
- a CDS encoding threonine/serine exporter family protein — protein sequence MPTIRSPQPFASNQTALIAAETRSDPRIVFMVKLSQALHRYGVPAHRLEQGMNSVAQRLGLPGSFFATPTGIFASFGLPEEHRTSLIRIEASEVNLEKQARLDDLMHEVIHSRVSVADGTQMIDRIVAAPPRFGPLLSTLCFALASGAAARFLGGGWREILVTMITGFLVGGLALVMGRRPEASKVFESTAAILASALAMLAARVLQPFSTYLTTLASLIVLVPGLTLTVAMRELATRNLVSGSARLTGAALLFFQLGFGVALGSQVNRLLPPVSLAEAPAPLPAWTLALALLVAPLAFTVLFQARPREAGWIMLACLISFSGARAGAAILGPELGVCLGAILTGAAGNLYSRWLNQPAAITMVPALMMLVPGSLGFGSLAKFIEKDVISGVTTAFSMVLIAVALVTGLLIANVIVSPRRTL from the coding sequence ATGCCAACAATCCGATCCCCGCAACCGTTTGCCTCCAATCAGACCGCGCTTATAGCCGCGGAAACACGCAGTGACCCGCGTATCGTTTTCATGGTCAAACTCAGCCAGGCGCTGCACCGCTACGGCGTGCCGGCGCATCGGCTGGAGCAGGGCATGAACTCGGTGGCGCAGCGGCTGGGCCTGCCCGGCAGCTTTTTCGCGACGCCCACCGGCATCTTTGCTTCCTTCGGGCTGCCGGAGGAGCATCGCACCAGCTTGATTCGCATCGAGGCGAGCGAAGTCAATCTCGAAAAGCAAGCGCGGCTGGATGATTTGATGCACGAGGTGATTCACAGCCGGGTGAGTGTGGCTGATGGCACGCAGATGATCGACCGCATCGTGGCGGCGCCGCCGCGTTTCGGCCCGCTGCTGAGCACATTGTGTTTTGCCCTGGCCTCGGGCGCGGCCGCGCGCTTCCTGGGCGGCGGCTGGCGTGAAATTCTGGTGACCATGATAACCGGCTTTTTGGTCGGCGGCCTCGCCCTGGTGATGGGGCGTCGCCCGGAAGCCAGCAAGGTGTTCGAATCGACCGCGGCGATCCTGGCCTCGGCACTGGCCATGCTTGCCGCGCGGGTTCTGCAACCATTTTCAACCTATCTGACCACTCTCGCCAGCTTGATCGTACTGGTGCCCGGCCTCACGCTGACGGTCGCCATGCGCGAGCTGGCCACGCGCAATCTCGTCTCCGGTTCGGCGCGCTTGACCGGCGCGGCTTTGCTCTTTTTCCAGCTCGGATTCGGTGTGGCGTTGGGTTCGCAAGTGAATCGGCTGCTGCCGCCGGTTTCCCTGGCGGAAGCACCGGCGCCATTGCCGGCCTGGACGCTGGCGCTGGCGCTGTTGGTTGCGCCGCTGGCGTTCACCGTGCTGTTTCAAGCCCGCCCGCGCGAGGCCGGCTGGATCATGCTTGCCTGTCTGATCAGCTTCAGCGGCGCGCGTGCCGGTGCCGCGATCCTGGGGCCCGAGTTGGGCGTGTGCCTGGGCGCCATTCTGACCGGCGCTGCCGGCAACCTCTACTCCCGCTGGTTGAATCAGCCGGCAGCCATTACCATGGTGCCGGCTTTGATGATGCTGGTGCCCGGCAGCCTGGGTTTCGGCAGCCTGGCCAAGTTCATCGAGAAGGATGTCATCTCAGGCGTGACCACGGCGTTCAGCATGGTCCTCATTGCGGTGGCTTTGGTCACCGGTTTGCTGATCGCCAATGTGATCGTGTCGCCGCGCCGCACGCTCTGA
- a CDS encoding nucleoside deaminase — protein sequence MTTENAHDLRHLRRAVALALQAEKLGNLPIGALLTLGETVIAEAGNAMLVPHYHPGRHAEIEVLRAVPAELWPRSREMTCYTTLEPCLMCMGALLLHGVGRVVFGAVDPAGGAGPVLAHLPSYYAGGAGVPQWIGPLLPEICDALFQRALEKFDPLVVGNQRLRDAR from the coding sequence ATGACGACTGAAAACGCCCATGATCTCCGGCATCTGCGCCGCGCCGTGGCGCTGGCGTTGCAGGCCGAGAAGCTGGGCAATTTGCCGATCGGGGCGCTGCTCACGCTCGGCGAGACAGTGATCGCGGAGGCCGGCAATGCCATGCTGGTGCCGCATTATCATCCCGGCCGCCATGCGGAGATCGAAGTCTTGCGCGCGGTGCCGGCGGAATTGTGGCCGCGCAGCCGGGAGATGACTTGCTATACCACTCTCGAACCCTGCCTGATGTGCATGGGCGCGCTGTTGCTGCATGGCGTCGGCCGCGTGGTTTTTGGCGCAGTGGATCCTGCCGGCGGTGCCGGACCCGTGCTGGCGCATTTGCCGAGTTACTATGCCGGCGGCGCAGGCGTGCCGCAGTGGATCGGCCCGCTGCTGCCGGAGATCTGCGATGCGCTATTTCAGCGCGCCCTGGAGAAATTCGATCCGCTCGTGGTCGGCAATCAGCGCTTGCGCGACGCGCGCTGA
- a CDS encoding nitroreductase family protein, with translation MSTPEFVPLASYREYPPAKMAQRAAAFRAELQRRRSVRHFAARPVPRGVIEDCLLAAGSAPSGANLQPWHFAAVSDPAIKSRIRAAAEKEEHEFYHHRAPQEWLQALAPLGTDEHKPYLEDAAWLIAIFAQSYSRLPDGGIVKNYYVTESVGIATGMLLTAIHHAGLVALTHTPSPMGFLNRILARPENERPFLLLVVGYPAELAVVPRISKKPLHEIATFV, from the coding sequence ATGAGCACCCCCGAGTTTGTGCCGCTCGCTTCCTACCGCGAATATCCGCCCGCCAAGATGGCCCAGCGCGCCGCGGCTTTCCGCGCCGAGCTGCAGCGCCGGCGCAGCGTGCGCCACTTTGCCGCACGGCCGGTGCCGCGCGGCGTGATTGAAGACTGCCTGCTGGCCGCCGGCAGCGCGCCGAGCGGCGCCAACCTGCAGCCCTGGCATTTTGCCGCGGTCAGTGATCCCGCGATCAAAAGCCGGATTCGCGCGGCCGCGGAGAAGGAAGAACACGAATTTTACCACCATCGCGCGCCGCAGGAATGGTTGCAGGCGCTGGCGCCGCTGGGCACGGATGAGCACAAACCCTACCTCGAAGACGCAGCCTGGCTCATTGCCATTTTTGCGCAAAGCTACTCGCGGTTGCCTGACGGCGGCATAGTCAAGAACTACTATGTCACCGAGTCGGTCGGCATTGCCACCGGCATGTTGCTCACCGCGATTCATCACGCCGGGCTGGTGGCCCTCACGCACACGCCCAGCCCCATGGGATTTTTGAACCGCATTCTGGCGCGGCCGGAGAATGAACGCCCGTTTTTGCTGCTGGTGGTGGGCTATCCGGCGGAACTGGCGGTCGTGCCGAGAATCAGCAAAAAGCCGTTGCACGAAATTGCGACGTTCGTGTGA
- a CDS encoding proline dehydrogenase family protein gives MSFARNALLWISENRTLRQKLPRYAFVRRAVSRFMPGEELADALQAAANLREKKIGTILTRLGENVSNAAETHEVTEHYLAALPVIQQRGLDARISVKLTQLGLDVDEELCRQNLSALVAGAAAVGNWVWIDMEQSAYVERTLALYRRVRTQHANVGVCLQAYLYRTKDDLAALLPIAPAIRLVKGAYREPAAIAFPRKAQVDANFLALTEILLANVKPRGVSVGIATHDQVLIHQTQQMAEAFGLAPADYEFQLLYGIQTAEQLRLAAAGYRMRTLISYGSYWFPWYMRRLAERPANVLFVLKNLFS, from the coding sequence ATGAGTTTCGCCCGCAATGCCTTGTTGTGGATTTCAGAGAATCGCACGCTGCGTCAAAAGCTGCCGCGCTACGCCTTTGTTCGCCGCGCCGTGTCGCGTTTCATGCCCGGCGAAGAATTGGCCGACGCCCTGCAGGCCGCGGCGAATCTGCGCGAAAAAAAGATCGGCACCATTCTCACCCGCCTGGGCGAAAATGTGTCCAACGCCGCGGAAACCCACGAGGTGACCGAGCACTATCTCGCGGCGCTGCCGGTGATTCAACAACGCGGCCTGGATGCCCGCATTTCCGTGAAACTGACCCAGCTCGGATTGGACGTTGATGAGGAGTTGTGCCGCCAGAATCTCTCTGCCCTCGTGGCAGGGGCGGCAGCGGTGGGAAATTGGGTGTGGATCGACATGGAGCAAAGTGCCTATGTCGAGCGCACGCTGGCGCTCTATCGGCGGGTGCGCACGCAGCATGCAAACGTGGGCGTTTGTCTGCAGGCATATCTCTACCGCACCAAGGATGATCTCGCCGCCTTGCTGCCGATCGCGCCGGCCATTCGTTTGGTGAAGGGCGCCTATCGCGAACCTGCCGCGATCGCCTTTCCCCGCAAAGCCCAGGTCGATGCCAATTTTCTCGCCCTCACCGAGATCCTGCTTGCGAATGTGAAACCGCGCGGCGTCAGCGTGGGCATTGCGACGCACGATCAGGTCCTGATCCACCAGACGCAGCAAATGGCGGAGGCCTTCGGCTTGGCCCCGGCCGACTATGAGTTTCAACTGTTGTACGGCATACAAACCGCGGAACAACTGCGCCTCGCTGCCGCGGGCTATCGCATGCGCACGCTGATCAGCTATGGCAGTTATTGGTTTCCCTGGTACATGCGCCGCCTGGCGGAACGGCCGGCAAATGTTCTCTTTGTCTTGAAGAATCTGTTTTCATGA
- a CDS encoding helix-turn-helix transcriptional regulator: protein MSCLGRIHACPVETSLELISGKWKPRILWKLHQQEIVRFGGLKRALPGITAKMLTQQLRELEKDGLVARTVYAEVPPRVEYALSPFGRTLKPILESIAGWGVTHHARIVKLLKQQGAVKPAA from the coding sequence ATGAGCTGCCTTGGCCGCATTCATGCCTGCCCGGTGGAAACCAGCCTGGAATTGATCAGCGGGAAGTGGAAACCGCGCATCTTGTGGAAGCTGCATCAGCAGGAGATCGTGCGCTTCGGCGGGCTGAAACGGGCGCTGCCCGGCATCACCGCGAAAATGCTGACGCAGCAATTGCGCGAGTTGGAGAAGGATGGCCTGGTGGCGCGCACGGTTTACGCCGAAGTGCCGCCGCGCGTTGAATATGCCTTGAGTCCGTTTGGCCGCACGCTCAAACCGATTCTCGAGAGCATTGCCGGCTGGGGCGTCACCCATCATGCCAGGATCGTGAAACTGCTGAAACAGCAGGGAGCGGTAAAACCAGCGGCATGA
- a CDS encoding type 1 glutamine amidotransferase domain-containing protein — protein MSANIDVLNPDQPKRVLMVVANPAVSQTTGWPIGFWAAELTHPYYEFTEKGYQVEIVSPQGGKLQIDSFSDPRDTSGYSAHDLISMGFLSTPQLAALLDETRSIAAVKIADYDALFLAGGQSPMYTFINDTKLHQFVAGFYEAGKVVAIVCHGTCVLLKTRLSSGKLLVEGKTWTGFANSEEQFADAFVGKRIQPFWIEDEAKQIPNTNFIVSGRFKPFAVRDGRLITGQQQYSGAAAARLVIEALGV, from the coding sequence ATGAGCGCGAACATCGATGTCTTGAACCCCGACCAGCCGAAGCGCGTGTTGATGGTCGTGGCCAACCCCGCGGTTTCGCAAACCACCGGCTGGCCCATTGGTTTTTGGGCGGCCGAATTGACCCACCCGTATTACGAGTTCACCGAAAAGGGCTATCAGGTTGAGATTGTCAGCCCGCAAGGCGGCAAACTGCAAATCGATTCGTTCAGTGATCCGCGCGACACCAGTGGCTACTCGGCGCATGATCTGATCAGCATGGGCTTTTTGAGCACGCCACAACTCGCCGCGCTGCTGGACGAGACGCGCAGCATCGCTGCCGTGAAAATCGCGGACTATGACGCGCTGTTTCTCGCCGGCGGCCAGTCGCCGATGTACACTTTCATCAATGACACGAAACTGCACCAGTTCGTGGCCGGTTTCTATGAAGCCGGCAAGGTCGTGGCCATTGTGTGTCACGGCACCTGTGTGCTGCTGAAAACCAGGCTCTCCAGCGGCAAGCTGCTCGTCGAAGGCAAAACCTGGACGGGCTTCGCCAATTCCGAAGAGCAATTTGCGGACGCGTTTGTCGGCAAGCGCATTCAGCCGTTTTGGATCGAAGACGAGGCGAAGCAGATTCCCAACACCAACTTCATTGTGAGCGGCCGCTTCAAGCCGTTTGCAGTGCGCGACGGCCGCTTGATCACCGGGCAGCAACAATATTCCGGGGCCGCCGCGGCCAGGTTGGTGATCGAAGCCCTGGGGGTGTGA
- a CDS encoding NAD(P)-binding domain-containing protein, with the protein MKIAVIGAGNVGGALALAWARAGHEIVLGVRNPEDHEIKALVVAHQNITAGTVPEAANAAGIILVAVPVAAIIDVARALGEVKDKIIIDATNSLFQKPAPYAHGVEAFKAVTRCADVVKCFNSTGFENMADPRYGEVSADMFVAGSSSRGKEFARQLALAAGFAECYDFGGDDKVALLEQFALAWINLAIMQKYGRSITFKILRR; encoded by the coding sequence ATGAAAATCGCTGTTATTGGTGCCGGCAATGTTGGCGGCGCACTGGCTCTGGCTTGGGCGCGGGCCGGCCATGAAATCGTTTTGGGTGTGCGAAATCCCGAGGATCACGAGATCAAAGCGCTGGTCGTGGCGCACCAGAACATCACTGCTGGCACCGTGCCCGAGGCCGCGAACGCTGCCGGGATCATTCTCGTTGCGGTTCCGGTTGCGGCGATCATCGACGTCGCCCGGGCGCTGGGCGAAGTGAAGGACAAGATCATCATCGATGCGACCAATTCGCTGTTTCAGAAGCCGGCGCCTTATGCGCACGGCGTGGAAGCCTTCAAAGCCGTGACCCGGTGCGCGGACGTGGTCAAATGCTTCAATTCCACCGGTTTCGAGAACATGGCCGATCCGCGTTATGGCGAAGTCAGCGCGGACATGTTTGTTGCCGGCAGCAGTTCAAGAGGCAAGGAATTCGCGCGGCAGCTCGCGCTGGCTGCCGGCTTTGCGGAATGCTATGATTTCGGCGGGGATGACAAAGTCGCGCTGCTCGAACAGTTCGCGCTGGCGTGGATCAACCTGGCGATCATGCAGAAGTATGGCCGCAGTATTACCTTCAAAATCCTGCGGCGCTAG
- a CDS encoding NTP transferase domain-containing protein: MSQPNLVILAGGISSRMKNAAAEAMLPPGLRHEAATKPKAMIGVGEQARPFLDYLLRNVAAAGYREVMIVIGEKDQSIRAYYDQGGARQFDRLNLGYAAQPIPPGRARPLGTADALWHGLAARPDWRGQSFTVCNSDNLYSTAALHGLLQETHANAMIDYDRAALQFSSERIAQFAVIEKDSRGFLRNIIEKPDPATLVQLADQDGRVGVSMNLFRFAYDDILPCLAAVPLHPVRQEKELPAAVKLLVERNPQAVFTIRRAEHVPDLTMPSDITAVREFLEREHHGA; the protein is encoded by the coding sequence ATGAGTCAGCCGAACCTCGTGATTCTTGCCGGCGGCATTTCATCACGCATGAAAAACGCCGCCGCCGAAGCCATGCTGCCGCCCGGCTTGCGGCACGAGGCCGCCACCAAACCCAAGGCCATGATTGGCGTGGGAGAGCAGGCGCGCCCCTTTCTCGATTACTTGCTGCGTAATGTTGCCGCTGCCGGCTACCGCGAGGTGATGATCGTCATCGGTGAGAAAGATCAATCGATTCGTGCCTACTACGATCAGGGCGGCGCGCGCCAGTTCGACCGGCTCAACCTCGGCTATGCCGCGCAGCCGATCCCGCCCGGCCGCGCCCGACCGCTGGGCACTGCTGATGCGCTGTGGCACGGTTTGGCTGCCCGGCCGGATTGGCGCGGGCAGTCGTTCACCGTGTGCAACAGCGACAACCTCTACTCTACCGCGGCCTTGCACGGGCTGCTGCAGGAAACGCATGCCAACGCCATGATCGATTATGATCGCGCCGCGCTGCAGTTTTCGTCCGAACGCATCGCCCAGTTCGCGGTGATTGAAAAAGACAGCCGGGGATTCCTGCGCAACATCATCGAAAAGCCCGACCCCGCGACGCTGGTGCAACTGGCGGATCAGGACGGCCGCGTGGGCGTGAGCATGAACCTGTTCCGCTTCGCCTATGATGACATTCTGCCCTGCCTCGCCGCAGTGCCGTTGCATCCCGTGCGCCAGGAGAAAGAATTGCCGGCCGCGGTGAAGTTACTGGTGGAGCGTAATCCGCAAGCGGTGTTCACCATCCGCCGCGCCGAGCACGTGCCGGACTTGACAATGCCCTCCGACATCACCGCAGTGAGAGAGTTTTTGGAGCGAGAACATCACGGCGCGTAA
- a CDS encoding GHMP kinase yields MTQSQERLSASAPGRVCLFGEHQDYLDLPVIPCAISRRITISGHRGDDKRIELALPDVHAEVAFTIEDCVPYRDARDYFRSAVNVLQRAGFTFSHGLRGLVRGDIPINSGTSSSSALVVAWVNLLARLSDQQRTLAPTACAALAHAAEVLEFHEPGGMMDHYATALGGVIGIEFHPELQIERLPAQLGTIVLGDSGEPKDTTAILARVKSGVLAWVAQLKRKHPAFSLHTVPLAELDRYTAGCDRESAALLWGTVANRDLTRTAWSLLQQPRVDQHRLGALLNECQNILRDQLRISTPKIDRMLDAALAAGAYGGKINGSGGGGCMFVYAPEQPEKVAAAITAAGGKAHLVQVDCGTQLAAAESV; encoded by the coding sequence ATGACGCAATCGCAAGAACGGCTGAGCGCCTCTGCGCCCGGCCGGGTGTGCCTGTTCGGCGAACATCAAGATTACCTCGATCTGCCGGTGATTCCGTGCGCCATTTCCCGGCGCATCACCATCAGCGGCCACCGCGGTGACGACAAACGCATCGAACTCGCGCTGCCGGACGTGCACGCCGAAGTCGCGTTCACCATCGAGGACTGTGTGCCTTATCGCGACGCCCGCGATTATTTCCGCAGCGCGGTGAATGTGCTGCAGCGCGCCGGCTTCACCTTCTCCCACGGCTTGCGCGGCCTCGTGCGTGGCGATATTCCCATCAACTCCGGCACGTCGAGCTCCTCGGCGCTGGTGGTGGCCTGGGTAAATTTGTTGGCGCGCTTGAGCGATCAGCAGCGCACGCTCGCGCCCACGGCCTGCGCGGCCCTGGCGCACGCGGCCGAGGTGCTGGAATTCCACGAGCCGGGCGGCATGATGGATCACTACGCCACGGCGCTGGGCGGCGTAATCGGCATCGAGTTTCATCCCGAACTGCAGATCGAGCGACTGCCGGCGCAATTGGGAACCATTGTGCTGGGCGATTCCGGCGAGCCGAAGGACACGACCGCCATTCTTGCCCGCGTCAAGAGCGGCGTGCTGGCATGGGTGGCGCAGCTCAAAAGAAAGCATCCGGCGTTTTCGTTGCACACCGTGCCGCTGGCAGAACTTGACCGCTACACCGCCGGCTGCGACCGTGAATCAGCCGCTTTGCTGTGGGGCACCGTGGCGAATCGCGACTTGACCCGCACCGCCTGGTCGTTGTTGCAGCAGCCGCGCGTGGACCAACATCGCCTGGGCGCTTTGTTGAATGAATGTCAGAACATTCTGCGTGACCAACTTCGCATTTCCACGCCGAAGATCGACCGTATGCTCGACGCCGCCCTGGCCGCCGGCGCGTACGGCGGCAAGATCAACGGCTCGGGGGGCGGCGGGTGCATGTTCGTCTATGCCCCGGAGCAGCCAGAAAAAGTGGCGGCCGCCATCACGGCGGCAGGCGGAAAGGCCCACCTCGTGCAGGTGGATTGCGGCACGCAGCTCGCAGCAGCGGAGAGTGTATGA
- a CDS encoding ABC transporter permease has product MSSRIIPIIRKEFIHIRRDVRTLLIVFAMPVLMLMIYGYAINMEIQNINLAVFDHSNTPASRELVRAFAGSRFFTVKDYSGGTEEIDKLFQQRRAKLALLIPHDFASRLAQPAPAAVQLLVDASDSNTAQGIRNYATAVLQLYNLERGSDLPFEVRTTIAYNPALKSSYFFVPALVALILMMISALLTSVTIAREKETGTMEQILVSPVRPLEIVAGKVVPYILLAFVDGILILLVAHFWFAVPILGSLVLILAAALLFVFVALALGLLVSTAARTQQVAMMAALLASLLPTIMLSGFIFPIASMPQILQWVTYVVPARYFLPVIRGVLLKGNTLAEIWSFLLILAGFGLLLMIISVRKFKMTLES; this is encoded by the coding sequence ATGTCCTCCCGCATCATCCCGATCATTCGCAAGGAGTTCATCCACATCCGGCGCGACGTGCGCACACTCCTGATCGTGTTTGCCATGCCGGTGTTGATGTTGATGATCTATGGCTACGCCATCAACATGGAGATTCAGAATATCAACCTGGCGGTCTTCGACCATTCCAACACACCGGCCAGCCGCGAGCTGGTGCGCGCTTTTGCCGGCAGCCGATTCTTCACGGTGAAGGACTACAGCGGTGGGACGGAGGAAATCGACAAACTGTTCCAGCAGCGCCGGGCCAAGCTCGCGCTGCTCATCCCGCACGATTTTGCGTCCCGCCTGGCGCAGCCGGCGCCGGCCGCGGTGCAGTTGCTGGTCGACGCCAGCGACTCCAACACGGCGCAGGGCATTCGCAACTATGCCACCGCGGTTCTGCAACTGTACAACCTCGAGCGCGGCAGCGATCTGCCTTTTGAAGTGCGCACCACCATCGCCTACAATCCCGCCCTGAAAAGCTCCTACTTCTTCGTGCCCGCGCTGGTGGCTTTGATCTTGATGATGATCTCCGCCCTGCTCACCAGTGTCACCATTGCGCGGGAGAAGGAGACCGGCACCATGGAGCAGATTTTGGTTTCGCCGGTGCGGCCGCTGGAAATCGTGGCGGGCAAAGTCGTGCCCTACATTCTGCTGGCGTTCGTGGACGGCATCCTCATTCTGCTGGTCGCCCACTTCTGGTTTGCAGTGCCGATCCTCGGCAGCCTGGTTTTGATTCTGGCTGCGGCGCTGCTGTTCGTGTTCGTGGCGCTGGCGCTGGGCCTGCTGGTCTCCACCGCGGCGCGCACGCAACAAGTGGCGATGATGGCCGCCCTGCTCGCTTCGCTGCTGCCCACCATCATGCTCTCCGGATTCATTTTTCCCATCGCCAGCATGCCGCAAATACTGCAGTGGGTGACCTACGTTGTTCCCGCGCGTTATTTCCTGCCCGTCATTCGCGGCGTGTTGCTCAAAGGCAACACGCTCGCGGAGATCTGGTCTTTTCTGCTCATTCTCGCCGGCTTTGGCCTGCTGCTGATGATAATCAGCGTCCGCAAGTTCAAAATGACGCTGGAAAGTTGA
- a CDS encoding ABC transporter ATP-binding protein yields the protein MNPEPTYTVETRALTKHFGKFVAVKNLDLQVRAGEIFGFLGANGAGKTTAIRMLCGLLLPTSGSGRVAGFDLFKENEKIKQRIGYMSQRFSLYEDLTPAENIEFFGGIYGLPRATLLQQRTRLLRELELERQAGMLTRALPLGFKQRLALSCALLHDPPIVFLDEPTGGVDPEARRNFWDLIYHMAQQGKTIFVTTHYMDEAEYCNRVSIMYQGEIIALGSPQALKQRHQKASMQEVFIHLVDK from the coding sequence ATGAATCCTGAGCCTACCTACACGGTCGAGACGCGCGCCCTCACCAAGCACTTCGGCAAGTTTGTCGCGGTGAAAAACCTCGACCTCCAGGTGCGGGCCGGCGAAATTTTCGGCTTTCTCGGTGCCAACGGCGCGGGCAAAACCACGGCGATTCGCATGCTGTGCGGCCTGTTGCTGCCCACTTCCGGCAGCGGCCGGGTGGCGGGCTTCGACCTCTTCAAAGAGAACGAAAAGATCAAGCAGCGCATCGGTTACATGAGCCAGCGGTTTTCGCTTTATGAAGATTTGACGCCGGCGGAAAACATCGAGTTCTTCGGCGGGATCTACGGGCTGCCGCGCGCCACCCTGCTGCAACAGCGCACCCGCCTGTTGCGCGAGTTGGAACTGGAACGGCAGGCCGGCATGCTCACCCGCGCGCTGCCGCTCGGCTTCAAGCAGCGCCTGGCGCTCAGTTGCGCCTTGTTGCATGATCCGCCCATTGTCTTTCTCGATGAACCCACCGGCGGCGTCGATCCCGAAGCGCGCCGCAATTTTTGGGATTTGATCTATCATATGGCACAGCAGGGCAAGACGATTTTTGTGACGACGCATTATATGGATGAGGCCGAATACTGCAATCGCGTCTCCATCATGTATCAAGGCGAGATCATCGCACTCGGCTCTCCGCAAGCGCTCAAACAGCGCCACCAGAAGGCCTCGATGCAAGAGGTCTTCATTCATTTGGTGGATAAATGA